One window from the genome of Nicotiana tomentosiformis chromosome 5, ASM39032v3, whole genome shotgun sequence encodes:
- the LOC104117286 gene encoding uridylate kinase PUMPKIN, chloroplastic: protein MAISTSFCRPISSFNAISSPSLYFFKPLHHHFKLDDSFHSLVVKCCSSHMGKSPDHLNGRKPELSPIASFGVTITDNGTSKPSYRWRRVLLKVSGEALAGDQAQNIDPKITMAIAREVAAVTRLGIEVAIVVGGGNIFRGSSWAGSSGLDRSSADYIGMLATVMNAIFLQATMESIGIPTRVQTAFRMSEVAEPYIRRRAVRHLEKGRVVIFAAGTGNPFFTTDTAAALRCAEINAEVVLKATNVDGVYDDNPRHNPDARLQDNLTYHDVISKELSVMDLTAITLCQENNIPVVVFNLNKPGNIAKAIKGEMVGTLIGDTWNTEAAVS, encoded by the exons atGGCTATCTCTACATCCTTTTGCCGGCCCATTTCATCTTTCAATGCTATCTCTTCGCCGTCTCTCTATTTCTTCAAACCCCTACACCACCACTTCAAACTTGATGACTCTTTTCATTCTTTGGTCGTAAAATGTTGTTCGTCTCACATGGGCAAATCTCCAGACCACTTGAATGGCAG GAAACCAGAGTTATCTCCTATAGCTTCTTTTGGTGTCACGATCACAGATAATGGGACTTCTAAACCATCATATAGATGGCGTAGAGTGCTGCTTAAAGTTAGTGGTGAGGCACTAGCAGGAGATCAAGCACAAAACATTGATCCCAAG ATCACAATGGCCATCGCAAGGGAGGTGGCAGCTGTCACTCGTCTTGGAATTGAG GTTGCAATAGTGGTTGGTGGAGGTAATATTTTTCGTGGATCCTCCTGGGCAGGAAGCAGTGGACTGGATCGTTCATCTGCTGATTATATTGG GATGTTGGCAACTGTTATGAATGCAATATTCTTACAAGCTACAATGGAGAGCATTGGAATCCCTACAAGAGTCCAGACTGCATTTCGAATGTCGGAAGTTGCTGAACCATATATCCGTAGAAGGGCTGTTAGGCATCTCGAGAAAGGGAGGGTAGTAATTTTTGCAGCAGGAACTGGGAATCCCTTCTTCACAACAGACACTGCTGCAGCTTTGCGTTGTGCAGAGA TTAATGCTGAGGTGGTGTTGAAGGCAACCAACGTTGATGGAGTCTATGATGATAACCCTAGGCATAATCCTGACGCTCGACTTCAGGATAACCTGACTTACCATGATGTAATTTCTAAGGAGCTCTCCGTGATGGACCTGACTGCAATAACTTTGTGCCAAGAAAACAACATTCCAG TTGTCGTTTTTAATCTCAATAAACCAGGTAACATTGCTAAAGCCATTAAAGGAGAGATGGTTGGCACATTAATTGGTGACACATGGAATACTGAAGCTGCAGTGTCTTAA